The Astatotilapia calliptera chromosome 2, fAstCal1.2, whole genome shotgun sequence genome includes a window with the following:
- the LOC113030134 gene encoding short coiled-coil protein B-like isoform X2, producing the protein MSSEDGDMENQAELEEKTRLINQVLELQHTLEDLSARVDAVKEENLKLKSENQVLGQYIENLMSASSVFQTTDTKSKRK; encoded by the exons ATGAGCTCAGAGGATG GTGACATGGAGAACCAGGCTGAGCTGGAAGAGAAGACCAGGCTCATCAACCAGGTGTTGGAGCTTCAGCACACTTTAGAGG ACCTGTCTGCCCGAGTCGATGCTGTAAAGGAAGAGAACCTGAAGCTGAAGTCGGAGAACCAGGTCCTGGGTCAGTACATTGAGAACCTCATGTCGGCTTCCAGTGTCTTTCAGACCACTGACACCAAGAGCAAACGAAAGTAA
- the LOC113030099 gene encoding uncharacterized protein LOC113030099 isoform X3: protein MDRYRYFIFNQKGVLGLGILQVACAGLCVVCGLMDAVFRKDTPLSTTRTPLWGGLIMASPGVLALFASQRKNPVLVSVMVVASGLSVLAAIIISSYSCLTLTYGQEDKEVFHHHNSPEVTFVLHRMVKGANATILLTCAISLVFSSVIGYMGCRSIPLCACYDARTGLQEETTGCLTLQLKRLTKTIQKKRRVPPTCPHTAD from the exons ATGGACCGGTACAGGTACTTTATTTTTAACCAGAAGGGCGTGCTCGGCCTCGGTATCCTCCAGGTGGCTTGTGCTGGTCTCTGTGTGGTCTGCGGGCTCATGGACGCTGTTTTTCGCAAGGACACTCCGCTGAGTACCACCAGGACGCCGCTGTGGGGAGGACTG ATCATGGCCTCTCCAGGTGTGCTGGCGCTGTTTGCCTCCCAGAGGAAGAACCCAGTACTG GTGAGTGTGATGGTGGTGGCCTCAGGCCTGTCTGTTTTGGCCGCAATCATCATATCAAGTTACTCCTGTCTGACCCTCACCTATGGGCAGGAGGATAAAGAGGTCTTCCATCACCACAACAGTCCTGAAGTG ACGTTTGTGCTTCATCGGATGGTGAAAGGTGCCAACGCCACCATCCTGCTAACCTGCGCCATCAGCCTGGTTTTCTCCTCTGTCATCGGCTACATGGGCTGTCGCAGCATCCCCTTGTGTGCCTGCTATGATGCCAGAACTGGACTG CAGGAGGAGACAACAGGCTGTTTAACTCTCCAGCTCAAACGACTCACAAAGACGATCCAGAAGAAGAGGAGGGTTCCTCCAACCTGCCCCCAtacagcagactga
- the mgst2 gene encoding microsomal glutathione S-transferase 2 — translation MEADSPLLLAAVSLLSVLHMGYLARRVGRSRMAYNIVPPVVTGPPEFERTFRAHQNCVEFYPLFLVSMWTCGTFFSEVIAAAGGLVYMVARQMYFSGYITSPKKRLPGFILNLVVLGILSLLGSIGVLRGILYKYFLI, via the exons ATGGAAGCGGACTCCCCTCTTTTGTTGGCTGCAGTGTCCCTGCTGTCAGTTCTGCACATGg GCTACCTGGCTCGGCGGGTAGGAAGATCCAGGATGGCTTACAACATCGTACCTCCTGTTGTCACTGGACCTCCAGAATTTGAGAGGACATTCCGTGCACA TCAGAACTGTGTGGAGTTCTACCCTCTCTTCCTGGTGTCGATGTGGACCTGTGGTACCTTCTTCAGTGAGGTGATTGCAGCTGCAGGAGGGCTAGTGTACATGGTCGCTCGACAGATGTATTTCAGTGGATATATCACGTCCCCCAAGAAAAG GTTACCTGGCTTTATTCTGAATTTGGTTGTCCTCGGCATTCTGTCTCTGCTGGGTTCGATTGGAGTGCTGCGTGGAATACTATACAAATACTTTCTTATCTAA
- the LOC113030134 gene encoding short coiled-coil protein B-like isoform X1 gives MIKKNCVHRMTTKLSPRVAALHSKKEDEYFTMSSEDGDMENQAELEEKTRLINQVLELQHTLEDLSARVDAVKEENLKLKSENQVLGQYIENLMSASSVFQTTDTKSKRK, from the exons ATGATTAAAAAGAATTGTGTGCACCGCATGACAACAAAAT TGTCCCCGAGAGTCGCAGCCCTGCATTCCAAAAAGGAAGACGAGTACTTCACCATGAGCTCAGAGGATG GTGACATGGAGAACCAGGCTGAGCTGGAAGAGAAGACCAGGCTCATCAACCAGGTGTTGGAGCTTCAGCACACTTTAGAGG ACCTGTCTGCCCGAGTCGATGCTGTAAAGGAAGAGAACCTGAAGCTGAAGTCGGAGAACCAGGTCCTGGGTCAGTACATTGAGAACCTCATGTCGGCTTCCAGTGTCTTTCAGACCACTGACACCAAGAGCAAACGAAAGTAA
- the setd7 gene encoding histone-lysine N-methyltransferase SETD7 isoform X2 — protein MGGRKSSRSRGAVTAVSCSMDSDDENVEEVVEGPLDEDGQPHGFCTVTYSSSDRFEGHFTHGEKNGKGKFFFFDGSTLEGFYVDDALQGQGVYTYEDGGVLNGTYVDGELNGPAQEFDGEGHLVFKGQYKGNNRCGECWVYYPACTVVRLGQRLCVWGGKRGRGNDW, from the exons ATGGGTGGCAGGAAAAGCAGTCGAAGCCGTGGTGCGGTCACAGCGGTCTCCTGCAGCATGGACAGCGACGATGAAAATGTAGAAGAGGTTGTAGAAG GTCCATTGGATGAAGATGGTCAGCCCCATGGTTTCTGCACTGTGACCTACTCGTCCAGTGATCGCTTTGAAGGACATTTCACCCATGGAGAGAAAAATGGCAAGGGCaagttcttcttctttgatgGAAG CACTTTAGAGGGGTTCTATGTAGATGATGCTCTGCAGGGCCAAGGAGTGTACACCTACGAAGATGGGGGCGTCCTCAACGGGACATATGTGGACGGAGAGCTTAATGGGCCTGCTCAGGAGTTCGATGGCGAGGGTCACCTGGTGTTCAAGGGCCAGTACAAAGGCAACAACCGCTGTGGGGAATGCTGGGTCTACTACCCT GCGTGTACTGTGGTGCGTCTAGGACAGAGGCTGTGTGTTTGGGGAGGTAAACGAGGACGGGGAAATGACTGGTGA
- the LOC113030099 gene encoding uncharacterized protein LOC113030099 isoform X2 has translation MDRYRYFIFNQKGVLGLGILQVACAGLCVVCGLMDAVFRKDTPLSTTRTPLWGGLIMASPGVLALFASQRKNPVLVSVMVVASGLSVLAAIIISSYSCLTLTYGQEDKEVFHHHNSPEVTFVLHRMVKGANATILLTCAISLVFSSVIGYMGCRSIPLCACYDARTGLESLVPQCDPGDTEMCTLQRGDNRLFNSPAQTTHKDDPEEEEGSSNLPPYSRLT, from the exons ATGGACCGGTACAGGTACTTTATTTTTAACCAGAAGGGCGTGCTCGGCCTCGGTATCCTCCAGGTGGCTTGTGCTGGTCTCTGTGTGGTCTGCGGGCTCATGGACGCTGTTTTTCGCAAGGACACTCCGCTGAGTACCACCAGGACGCCGCTGTGGGGAGGACTG ATCATGGCCTCTCCAGGTGTGCTGGCGCTGTTTGCCTCCCAGAGGAAGAACCCAGTACTG GTGAGTGTGATGGTGGTGGCCTCAGGCCTGTCTGTTTTGGCCGCAATCATCATATCAAGTTACTCCTGTCTGACCCTCACCTATGGGCAGGAGGATAAAGAGGTCTTCCATCACCACAACAGTCCTGAAGTG ACGTTTGTGCTTCATCGGATGGTGAAAGGTGCCAACGCCACCATCCTGCTAACCTGCGCCATCAGCCTGGTTTTCTCCTCTGTCATCGGCTACATGGGCTGTCGCAGCATCCCCTTGTGTGCCTGCTATGATGCCAGAACTGGACTG gagAGCCTGGTTCCTCAGTGTGATCCCGGGGACACGGAGATGTGCACTTTGCAGA GAGGAGACAACAGGCTGTTTAACTCTCCAGCTCAAACGACTCACAAAGACGATCCAGAAGAAGAGGAGGGTTCCTCCAACCTGCCCCCAtacagcagactgacctga
- the LOC113030099 gene encoding uncharacterized protein LOC113030099 isoform X4, with amino-acid sequence MDRYRYFIFNQKGVLGLGILQVACAGLCVVCGLMDAVFRKDTPLSTTRTPLWGGLIMASPGVLALFASQRKNPVLVSVMVVASGLSVLAAIIISSYSCLTLTYGQEDKEVFHHHNSPEVTFVLHRMVKGANATILLTCAISLVFSSVIGYMGCRSIPLCACYDARTGLESLVPQCDPGDTEMCTLQSKL; translated from the exons ATGGACCGGTACAGGTACTTTATTTTTAACCAGAAGGGCGTGCTCGGCCTCGGTATCCTCCAGGTGGCTTGTGCTGGTCTCTGTGTGGTCTGCGGGCTCATGGACGCTGTTTTTCGCAAGGACACTCCGCTGAGTACCACCAGGACGCCGCTGTGGGGAGGACTG ATCATGGCCTCTCCAGGTGTGCTGGCGCTGTTTGCCTCCCAGAGGAAGAACCCAGTACTG GTGAGTGTGATGGTGGTGGCCTCAGGCCTGTCTGTTTTGGCCGCAATCATCATATCAAGTTACTCCTGTCTGACCCTCACCTATGGGCAGGAGGATAAAGAGGTCTTCCATCACCACAACAGTCCTGAAGTG ACGTTTGTGCTTCATCGGATGGTGAAAGGTGCCAACGCCACCATCCTGCTAACCTGCGCCATCAGCCTGGTTTTCTCCTCTGTCATCGGCTACATGGGCTGTCGCAGCATCCCCTTGTGTGCCTGCTATGATGCCAGAACTGGACTG gagAGCCTGGTTCCTCAGTGTGATCCCGGGGACACGGAGATGTGCACTTTGCAGAGTAAGCTTTAA
- the LOC113030099 gene encoding uncharacterized protein LOC113030099 isoform X1, with translation MDRYRYFIFNQKGVLGLGILQVACAGLCVVCGLMDAVFRKDTPLSTTRTPLWGGLIMASPGVLALFASQRKNPVLVSVMVVASGLSVLAAIIISSYSCLTLTYGQEDKEVFHHHNSPEVTFVLHRMVKGANATILLTCAISLVFSSVIGYMGCRSIPLCACYDARTGLESLVPQCDPGDTEMCTLQTGGDNRLFNSPAQTTHKDDPEEEEGSSNLPPYSRLT, from the exons ATGGACCGGTACAGGTACTTTATTTTTAACCAGAAGGGCGTGCTCGGCCTCGGTATCCTCCAGGTGGCTTGTGCTGGTCTCTGTGTGGTCTGCGGGCTCATGGACGCTGTTTTTCGCAAGGACACTCCGCTGAGTACCACCAGGACGCCGCTGTGGGGAGGACTG ATCATGGCCTCTCCAGGTGTGCTGGCGCTGTTTGCCTCCCAGAGGAAGAACCCAGTACTG GTGAGTGTGATGGTGGTGGCCTCAGGCCTGTCTGTTTTGGCCGCAATCATCATATCAAGTTACTCCTGTCTGACCCTCACCTATGGGCAGGAGGATAAAGAGGTCTTCCATCACCACAACAGTCCTGAAGTG ACGTTTGTGCTTCATCGGATGGTGAAAGGTGCCAACGCCACCATCCTGCTAACCTGCGCCATCAGCCTGGTTTTCTCCTCTGTCATCGGCTACATGGGCTGTCGCAGCATCCCCTTGTGTGCCTGCTATGATGCCAGAACTGGACTG gagAGCCTGGTTCCTCAGTGTGATCCCGGGGACACGGAGATGTGCACTTTGCAGA CAGGAGGAGACAACAGGCTGTTTAACTCTCCAGCTCAAACGACTCACAAAGACGATCCAGAAGAAGAGGAGGGTTCCTCCAACCTGCCCCCAtacagcagactgacctga
- the setd7 gene encoding histone-lysine N-methyltransferase SETD7 isoform X1, translating to MGGRKSSRSRGAVTAVSCSMDSDDENVEEVVEGPLDEDGQPHGFCTVTYSSSDRFEGHFTHGEKNGKGKFFFFDGSTLEGFYVDDALQGQGVYTYEDGGVLNGTYVDGELNGPAQEFDGEGHLVFKGQYKGNNRCGECWVYYPDRGCVFGEVNEDGEMTGDSVAYIYPDGRTALYGSFVDGELIEAQLAAVISNQTGRPRFEISPNSPVYSYDKSTSTCIATHTLLPDPYESQRVFVADSTIRGAGQGLFAKTDAEANTVMAFYNGVRITHSEVDSRDWALNGNTISLDEDTVIDVPQPFGQTDRYCASLGHKANHSFIPNCKYDPFVHPRFGPIKCIRTLRAVQKDEELTVAYGYDHQPTGKNGPEAPDWYKRELEVFEQRGGAPTGQ from the exons ATGGGTGGCAGGAAAAGCAGTCGAAGCCGTGGTGCGGTCACAGCGGTCTCCTGCAGCATGGACAGCGACGATGAAAATGTAGAAGAGGTTGTAGAAG GTCCATTGGATGAAGATGGTCAGCCCCATGGTTTCTGCACTGTGACCTACTCGTCCAGTGATCGCTTTGAAGGACATTTCACCCATGGAGAGAAAAATGGCAAGGGCaagttcttcttctttgatgGAAG CACTTTAGAGGGGTTCTATGTAGATGATGCTCTGCAGGGCCAAGGAGTGTACACCTACGAAGATGGGGGCGTCCTCAACGGGACATATGTGGACGGAGAGCTTAATGGGCCTGCTCAGGAGTTCGATGGCGAGGGTCACCTGGTGTTCAAGGGCCAGTACAAAGGCAACAACCGCTGTGGGGAATGCTGGGTCTACTACCCT GACAGAGGCTGTGTGTTTGGGGAGGTAAACGAGGACGGGGAAATGACTGGTGACTCTGTAGCGTATATCTACCCTGACGGTCGAACGGCTCTATATGGAAGCTTTGTGGATGGGGAGCTCATTGAGGCCCAACTTGCTGCTGTCATCTCCAACCAGACTGGGAGACCACGCTTCGAAATCAGCCCCAATA GTCCTGTGTACTCGTATGACAAATCCACATCCACCTGTATCGCCACCCATACTCTGCTTCCAGATCCTTATGAGAGCCAAAG AGTGTTTGTGGCAGACTCTACAATCAGAGGAGCAGGACAGGGACTTTTCGCCAAGACAGATGCTGAGGCCAACACTGTGATGGCTTTTTACAATGGAGTACGCATCACCCACTCTGAG GTGGACAGCAGGGACTGGGCACTGAATGGAAACACAATTTCACTCGATGAGGATACCGTGATTGACGTCCCTCAGCCATTTGGCCAGACGGACAGATACTGCGCGTCTCTGGGTCATAAAGCAAACCACTCTTTCATCCCCAACTGCAAATATGACCC GTTTGTCCATCCTCGTTTTGGGCCAATCAAGTGCATCCGAACCTTGAGGGCTGTGCAAAAAGATGAGGAGCTAACGGTTGCCTACGGTTACGATCACCAGCCAACTGGAAAAAATGGCCCGGAGGCTCCTGATTGGTACAAGCGAGAGCTAGAGGTGTTTGAGCAGAGAGGAGGGGCTCCTACTGGACAGTGA